The DNA sequence TGAGCTGGAAAAGTTTCACGACAAACTGGTCGATGGCATGGTGGCCCGGGGCTACACCAACGAGTACGCAGAGCGTATCTATCAACAGATTTGCGGCTTTGGCGAATACGGTTTTCCCGAATCCCACTCCGCCAGCTTTGCCCTACTCGCCTATGCCTCGGCGTGGCTGAAACACCACTACCCCGAAGCGTTCTACACCGCACTGCTGAACAGCCACCCCATGGGCTTCTATTCACCGTCGCAGTTGATCCAGGACGCCCGCCGTCACGGGTTGGAGGTGCGACCGGTCTGTGTGAATCGTTCGGAGCGGGATCACGGCCTCGAAAAGACCGATCAGGGTTGGGCCATTCGGCTCGGTTTCCGATTGGTCAAAGGCCTCTCTGAGGCTGGCATGACTCAGCTTGTGGCACAGCCCCGCCAGAGCGAAGAACGCCGTTTTCAACAGGTGTCGCAACTGAAAGCCGACGGTTTCAGTCAGCGGGACCTCGAAGCGCTGGCCAGTGCTAATGCCCTGCATGACCTCAGTGATAACCGCTACCAGACCCGCTGGGCACTGATGGACCAAAGTCATTCACTGCCTTTGTTTGCCCATCTTGATGAACCAGACAAGGCGGCCGAACCCGAGGCGGACTATCTGACAGCTCCAAGTGAGTTGGACAACCTGGTGGAGGATTATGCAAGCACCGGGCTGACCCTGAATCGTCATCCGATCACTCTTCTGGATGAGGCTGGCGCTATCGGTCGCTTTACCCGGGCCAAGGACTTGTGCACCCGGGAGCACAAGTCCATGGTGGCCGTCGCCGGTGTGGTAACCGGACGACAGAGTCCCGGCACCGCCGCCGGAGTCACCTTCATCACCCTGGAAGACGATACCGGCAACAGCAATGTCGTGGTCTGGCTGGCAACGGCCCGCGCCCAAAAACAGGCCTACCTGACCGCCCGGCTATTGAAAGTCCACGGGATTCTGGAGCGGGAAGGTGAAGTCACTCACGTGATCGCCGGTCGCCTGGAAGATCTCAGCCACCGTCTGGATGCCCTGTCCACCCGGTCCAGGGACTTTCATTAAACCATCACCGGCATTAAACCATCACTGGCATTAATCAATCACTGATCTCAATCGTGTTACTGACGCACAAATACCAGGCAGCGATTGTTGGCGGGCAGCTCAAGGGTTTCGGTCAGTTCCAGTCCGCGTTGCCCGGCTTCTTCGGCGACCGTCTGTCGATTGCGGATGCCCCGGTGTGGCGCCTGGGTTTTGAGCCACTGGTCGAACTCGGCGTTGCTGTCGCTGGTGAACTCACCCTGCTCGTTGAAGGGGCCGTAAACCACCAGCAGGCCGCCGGGAGGCAGAATCCGCGCGCACCCGTCCAACAGGGAGAGCACCGCCTCCCAGGGCATGATATGAAAGGTATTGGAGGTAAATACCGCATCGGTGTGCTCGATCGGCCAAGGCGACTGCGCAGCGTCGAGCGCCAATGGTCGTTTCAGATTGCTGCCGAAGTAATCCGCCAGACAGGCCTGAATGCCTTCATGATTCTCCGGCAGGTCACTGGTCTGCCACGTCAAGTGCGGCATGGCCGCCGCAAAATAGACCGCGTGTTGGCCAGTACCCGTACCGATTTCGAGCACATGGCGGCGGGTTGCGAAACGCGGCGCAAGCACCGACAGAATGGGCTGTTTATTGTTCTCGCAGGCTTGAGAGAATGGTTTGTCGACGACCGCCATAAGAACGACTCCAGCACGGTGAAAGAAACCTATTGTATCTCAATAAAACAACACTGACTCACCGACCCGGTCAATCAACAGATTCCGGTAGTACTCCGCCTTGGCAATATGCAGTGTTTCCAGAGGGTTGAAGTCATCCGTAATCACCAGCTCTGTATCGCCCGTAACGCTCACCTCCCGGGCCTGCAACCACTGGCGAGACACTGCGGGGCCACTGAGTTCCAGAGGGTCATCCGACACCACGAACACAAAGTCATTGAAGGTGGCCTCCGGTGAGGAGACAAACGTACGCCGATGCTCAAACACCTGATCCAGGGTGTTGGCCACGGCCTCCACCGGGGTGCGCTCCCCATCATGGGTCAAGCCGACAAAGTTCAGTGCCAACACACCGCCGGGCTTCAGGCGGGCTTTCAGCGTCTGGAACATCTCAAGGCTCAACAGATGAATGGGCTCTGCGCCGCCGGTAAAGCAATCGTGCACAATCAGGTCATAGCGTCGTTCAAGTTGCTGTATCCGATAGCGCGCATCGCCCACCACGACCTCGCCCGTCGGTTCAAAGCTGAAGTACTGTTGCGCGGCATGAGCCACCGCCGGGTCAATTTCAATGGCGTCGGTGCGTACACCGAAGCGGGCGTAGGTATTGACCAGGTGGCCACTGCCCAGGCCCACCAGCAGCGCCGAGTCCCCGGCCGGGTGAAACCGGGGCAGTTGACCGACAACCTGCTGATACCCCAGAAGGCCCAACCCGGTCTCCAGATCTTCCGCACCAATCGTCGAGCCACCCGACATCAGCCAGCGTATACCGCGCTCCGGCTGATCAATGACCCGGACCCAGCCGTAATGGGTTTCCGCTTCGAAGACGACGTCCGAGCCGGGGTAATCCCGCTCACCAATCGAAGTGCCAACTCCCAGCAAGAGCGCCGCCGCCAACACCCCCGTGGACACGCCCCAGACCAGCAGCGAATGCCCGGACCTCAAGCGCTGACGCTCATAGAGTGCCAATACAAACGCCATGATCAGCATCAGCAAACTCAGGCTGACCACGATGGCCTCGGTTCCAAACAGCGGCAACAGAAAAAACCCGAGAAAGAGCGTGCCCAGTACACTGCCCAGCGTACTGATCGCGTAAACCGTCCCGGCAGTTCGCCCCACCCGCTCAAGGCCCTGGGTGACAGTCTTGATGACATACGGGCCCACCATTCCCAATGTCAGCAGACAGGGGGTAAACAGGATCAGCGCACTGAGCAGCGCCCCACCCCGCAGTCCAAAGCCATTACTGGCGAGCTGCACCGGTTTGCTCAACAAGGGAATCACCCCAATCAGCACCCCCGTCACCAGAAGGATGTGGGACAGCCGCAACCAGGGTGCGGTGTCGGCAAGACGTCCACCCACCAGGTAGCCCACAGAGAGCGCCAGTAAGGCGGTGGACAGCAGCGACGACCAGACAATCATGCTCACCCCGTAGTAAGGGCCGATAATGCGCGTACCGAGCAGCTCGATCATCATGACGGTCGCGCCAGTGAGACTGGCGGTGACATAAAAGAGCCACCGATCCATCCGGGTCAACGGCGGATGACCTGGCGTCGCGTTGGGAGATGTTTGTTGGGAGTTGGTCTGCCTGCGTTTGGACACGTTCCATGACCTCTATTATTGTTGTATTGCGAATAGTTGGCCGTAGACTATAAGAAGTTCTGGACGCTGCCAACGTGACCTTCTGTTTTTGTGGTCTGGTTCGCAAGCGGTGAAAAGTATCAGGAGGTATTGTGCGTCGATCTGCATCCATTCTGGCCTGGCTCAATTGCCTGATACCACTACTGGCCGTTACCGGTGCCTACAGCTTAGCGCTGTACCAACAGGCCGCACCGGCGTGCAATCCCTTCCTCGACGGCTGCACCTCCATCAGCCGAGCGGCCCGAAGCGGCGATGCCATTTTCCTGTTTCGCGGCCTGATGATGCCGCTCAGTATGCTGCTGGTGCTTTACTGGCTGCTTCAGTGGCAGTGGTTGAACCAGCGCATAGGCCCACGCCGCCGACACACCGCCGCACTCTGGCTCGGTATCATTTCCGCCCTGGCGCTGGTGCTGTATACAAACTACCTCGGGACCGGGAGTGGTTTCTACGAGTTCATGCGCCGCACCGGCATCATTTTCCATTTCGCCTTTGCTTTACTGGCCCAGTTGATTTGCGTGCAGTCGCTGTTCAGCGCCCGCAACCGACTCCCGGCCGAAATCATTACCCCGGTTCGCTGGCAGTTTGCCCTGGTGTCAATTCAGTGGTTGTGGGGCGCGGTATCCCTGGCGGTGGATATCACTCTGCCCGCGTTCGAGTACGAAGCAAAGAACGTGATCGAATGGAATTTCGCTTGGGCAATGGTGGGGTTTTACGGTGTGAGCGGCTGGATCTGGTGGAGGCATCCACCGCAACCGTAAGTAGCTATGGAGAGGATAGCATTCATACGTCAGAAGCGTTCTAAGAAGCCCGGCGTCGGCAAGGAACACCGGTTGCAGACCCGCCGTGAACCCATCCTTGGGGGCTTCTCGTCGGCATCCATGCCTTCGAGAGTCTGCAACCGGTGTTCCTTGCCGACGCCTCAGTGCCACATTAGATTTTTGTGACTCCGCATAAGTGCTAGATCACAGAACCCCAAAGATCGTATTCGTCCGCCTGCTCAATGATAACCTGAACTTTATCGCCCGGTTGCAGGCCTTCGGCGCCATTCAGGTAGACCAGGCCGTCAATTTCCGGAGCGTCGGCGTAACTGCGACCGATGGCGCCCTCTTCATCAACCTCATCAATCAGCACTTCCAGAGTGCGACCGATCTTGGCCTGAAGTCGTTGGGCGGAAATTTTCTGCTGTACCGCCATAAAGCGGTCGAAACGCTCCTGCTTGATCTCATCCGGCACCGGGTCCGGCAGCTCGTTGGCCGCCGCCCCTTCCACCGGTGAATACTGAAAGCAGCCAACGCGGTCGAGTTGTGCCTCCTCCAGGAATTCAAGCAACTGTTGGAAATCCTCTTCCGTTTCACCGGGAAAGCCGACGATAAACGTGGAGCGAATGGTCAGGTCTGGCACCTGTTCGCGCCAGCTCTTGATCCGTTCCAGGGTTTTCTCGACCTGGCCCGGGCGCTTCATCAGTTTGAGCAGACGCGGACTGGCGTGCTGGAACGGAATATCCAGGTACGGAAGGATTTTGCCTTCCGCCATCAGCGGGATCACCTTATCGACATGGGGGTAGGGGTAAACGTAGTGCAGGCGTACCCAGACACCCAGCTCCCCCAGAGCCTCGCATAATTTGAGCATGTCGGTTTTGAGCGGGCGGCCGTCCCAGAAGTCGGTGCGGTATTTCACGTCCACACCATAGGCGGAGGTATCCTGGGAGATCACCAGCAGTTCCTTGACGCCCGCTTTGACCAGGCGTTCGGCTTCACTCATCACCTGCCCGATCGGGCGACTGACCAATTTGCCGCGCATGTCCGGGATGATGCAGAAACTGCAACTGTGATTGCAGCCCTCGGAAATTTTGAGGTAGGCGTAGTGCCGTGGCGTGAGCTTCACGCCCTGGGGTGGCACCAGGTCCACAAAGGGGTTGTGGTCCTTGGCCGGCGGCAGGTGCTGGTGTACCTGATCGAGGACTTTTTCATAGGCGTGGGCGCCGGAAATACCCAGTACGCCGGGGTGCACTTCGCGGATTTCATCTTCCTTGACCCCCAGGCAACCGGTCACCAGCACTTTGCCGTTTTCCTTGAGCGCCTCACCGATGGTGCCGAGGGATTCCTCCACCGCGCTGTCAATGAAGCCACAGGTGTTCACAATCACCATGTCCGCATCGTTGTAGGTCGGGACAATCTGATACCCCTCGGTGCGCAACTGGGTCAGAATGCGTTCAGAATCGACCAGGTTTTTCGGGCAGCCAAGACTGACAAAACCAACGGTGGGCGTGTGTTTCATAAGACAAACTCGTGCGGGGGCGAAAAAGGCCGCTATTGTAGGCGTTCCGGACCCGGATTGCATGGGGTTCCCGTGCTAGAATGCCGCTTTTCCCTGAATGAGCCGTAGTTTGATTCCATGAGGCCCAGCCCACGCGTCTGCTCCCTGCCCTATTTCGTCGATAGTGCCCACTGGTTTGCCTGCCTGGCGGACTGGGAGGCTCCGGTCTGGCTGGACAGCGGGCATCCGGGAAGCCACTACGGCCGCTTCGATATTCTGGCCGCCGAACCCCACACACAACTCACCTGTCGGGGCACCCATTGTGATATTCAACCACGTGGACAACCGTCAGAGCGCCGGGAATCCTCGCCCCTGGATGTGGTGCGCGAGTTGATGCCAGCCCCGCTGAGCCCGCTCGCGGAGATTCCCTTTGCGACCGGCGCCATCGGTTATTTTGGCTACGACCTGGCCCGCCGCCTGGAACGCCTGCCGGAGCAGGCCGCCGCAGACATCACTCTGCCGGACCTCTGGCTGGGGTTTTATGATTGGGCCGTAGTGCAGGACCACCAGACCGCCCAGGCCTATCTGGTCACGCGGCCCGAACAAGACATTGAGCCACTTCGTGCTCGCCTGCTGGCCCAGACACCGGAAAAAGCACTTGAGAACTTTCTTGAAGAAACCGGAAACCGCTTTATTATCAATACGTTCAAAGCGGAACTTAGCGCAGATTCTTACCACAAAAAACTCGACCGCATCCTCGACTACATCCACGCCGGCGACTGCTACCAGATCAACCTCGCCCAACGATTTCATGCCGACTACCAGGGCAATCCGGCTCGCGCCTTCCTGGCCTTGCGGCAGGCGCTGCCCTCCCCGTTTTCCGGCTTTATCCCTCTGGCCGACGGGGCGGTAGTCAGCCTGTCTCCCGAGCGCTTTATCGCGCTGCACGATGGACAGGCGGAAACCCGCCCGATCAAAGGCACCGCGCCGCGCCGGAGCGACCCGGAGGCCGACCGGGCTGAGGCGCAGGCCTTGGCCCAGAGCGCCAAAAACCGGGCGGAAAACCTGATGATTGTCGACCTGCTGCGCAACGATCTGAGCAAAAGCTGTCACAACGTTCGCACACCCAAGCTGTTCGAACTGCAGAGTTTTGCCAACGTTCATCACCTGGTCAGCACGGTCACCGGGGAGCTGAACCCCGACGCCGACGCCCTGACACTGCTCGGCGGGAGCTTCCCCGGCGGCTCCATTACCGGTGCACCGAAAGTCCGGGCCATGGAAATCATCGAGGAGCTGGAGCCGGTTCGACGCTCGGTGTATTGCGGCAGCCTGGGCTACTTGAGCGCCGACGGCAATATGGATACCAGCATTGCCATCCGCACCCTGGTCTGCAATCAGGGACGTATTTACTGCTGGGGCGGCGGCGGTATCGTAGCGGATTCTGAGCCCGAGTCAGAATACGAGGAAAGCTGGAATAAAGTGCGGGTACTGATGGAAACGCTGGAGCGGGAGTTTTCCGACAAGGCGTGAGCGGCGCCCCGTGGGTGTTTTGTATGTTTGGTTTTGGTTGCGGCGGATGCGGGCTGCGCCCTTATCCGCCCTACGGCCGAGCGCAGCGGTATAAACCTGCGTAGGGCGGATAAGCGCAGCGCATCCGCCGCCAAGTCACCTTCACGCTGACACCACAAAAACGCCCTACAGCGCCAAATCCCGATTACTGGCCGCAATAAAGGCCTTCTTCAGGTCTTCGTAATTGTGCACCGCCGGGAACTGGGGGAACTCGTCAATGACGTTCTGCGGCGCATGGAACAGAATGCCGGCATCCGCCTCACCCAACATGGTGGTGTCATTGTAGGAGTCGCCCGCCGCTATCACCCGGTAGTACAGCGTTTTCAGCGCCAGTACGGATTGGCGCTTCGGATCTTTCTGACGCAGCGTGTAATCCGCCACCTTGCCATCCTCATTCACCTGAAGGCGGTGACACAGCAACGTGGGGAAACCGAGCTGGCGCATCAACGGCTGGGAGAACTCGTAAAAGGTATCGGAAAGAATGATGACCTGAAAACGCTCGCGCAACCAGTCCACAAACTCGGGAGCACCATCCAGCGGCTTCAACTTGGCAATGACCTCCTGGATTTCATTCAATCCCAGGCCATTTTCCTCCAGAATGCGCAGGCGTTGCTTCATCAGCACATCGTAATCCGGAATATCCCGGGTGGTCGCTTTCAGCTCTTCAATACCCGTAACCTTGGCAAACTCAATCCAGATTTCCGGAACCAGAACCCCTTCGAGGTCGAGACAGGCTATTTCCACAATTACCCCCGCAGTGTATTGACAGTCGCCCGGACAGAGCCCGGAAAATGCGGGCAAATTTACCGGTTTGCCTGCCGAAACGCAACTTGCTTCCCCTCCTCCTGCGCGTATTGTGACTCCGGGGTTTTCACGTGGAACATAGATCCAGAAAGCATATCAATCCACGAATAATTAGCACAAAAGTTATTTTTTCATCGTTACTTTATGACCATTTTGTTGATTTTTTATTCGATATGTGGGGTTTTCACCCAACAAAACCACTAGATGCTGTGCATTACGTCGCCAAATTGATGAAACTTTGCCCAATGTTCCACGGAGCACTCCATCGGACACATAGGGGCAGACAGTGATGGAATAACCTCATAAAGACTGGGTATTAGGAAGTTATTTCGGCCTCTGGTATTCTTCTCCGCCGTGATCAGCCAACCCCAGCCATGGAATTATCAATGTCGAGCGAACTACTCAATACCGTCGATCTGGACGCCGAACTGCAACAGGCCTCGCCCCAGAAAATCCTGGAATTCGCCCTGAGCGAGTTCGACAACATCGTCGTCTCTTTCAGTGGTGCCGAGGACGTCGTTCTGGTGCACATGGCCCACCAGATACGTCCGGACATCAAGGTATTCGTGCTGGATACCGGACGCCTGCACGCCGAGACGTACCGCTTTATTGAGCGGGTGCGTGAGCACTACAAGGTCGATATCGATGTCCTTTCACCCGACGGAGAGGCCGTTCGCGAGCTGGTGCGCAAAAAAGGCCTGTTCAGTTTCTACCAGGATGGCCATCAGGAGTGCTGCGGCATCCGCAAAATCGGCCCGCTTCGCAAGAAGCTGCTGGAAGTCGACGCCTGGGTTACCGGGCAGCGCAAAGACCAGAGCCCGGGCACCCGCAACGGCATTCCGGTCATTCAGGACGACAAGCTGTTTGCCCGCCCCGGCGATCGGCTGGTGAAATTCAATCCCCTGGCCAACTGGAGTTCCCAGCAGGTTTGGGACTATATTCGGGCTATGGAGATTCCCTACAACGAGCTGCACGACAAGGGTTATGTCTCCATCGGTTGCGAACCCTGCACACGCCCGATTGGTCCGGGCCAGCACGAGCGGGAAGGCCGCTGGTGGTGGGAAGAATCAACCAAGAAAGAATGCGGGTTGCACGCTGATAACGTCAAGTCGTGACGTGATAGCAGGCCGGGCGAGACAATGCTCCGAGAACGCCACGAGGTAAGCTTATGACCATCACGCTGGTAAAAAAGATACTCAAAGACGGCTCGCCCTGCGCGAAGTGCGCGGACGTCCTGCAGAAGCTGAA is a window from the Marinimicrobium koreense genome containing:
- a CDS encoding DUF938 domain-containing protein; amino-acid sequence: MAVVDKPFSQACENNKQPILSVLAPRFATRRHVLEIGTGTGQHAVYFAAAMPHLTWQTSDLPENHEGIQACLADYFGSNLKRPLALDAAQSPWPIEHTDAVFTSNTFHIMPWEAVLSLLDGCARILPPGGLLVVYGPFNEQGEFTSDSNAEFDQWLKTQAPHRGIRNRQTVAEEAGQRGLELTETLELPANNRCLVFVRQ
- a CDS encoding fused MFS/spermidine synthase, with protein sequence MSKRRQTNSQQTSPNATPGHPPLTRMDRWLFYVTASLTGATVMMIELLGTRIIGPYYGVSMIVWSSLLSTALLALSVGYLVGGRLADTAPWLRLSHILLVTGVLIGVIPLLSKPVQLASNGFGLRGGALLSALILFTPCLLTLGMVGPYVIKTVTQGLERVGRTAGTVYAISTLGSVLGTLFLGFFLLPLFGTEAIVVSLSLLMLIMAFVLALYERQRLRSGHSLLVWGVSTGVLAAALLLGVGTSIGERDYPGSDVVFEAETHYGWVRVIDQPERGIRWLMSGGSTIGAEDLETGLGLLGYQQVVGQLPRFHPAGDSALLVGLGSGHLVNTYARFGVRTDAIEIDPAVAHAAQQYFSFEPTGEVVVGDARYRIQQLERRYDLIVHDCFTGGAEPIHLLSLEMFQTLKARLKPGGVLALNFVGLTHDGERTPVEAVANTLDQVFEHRRTFVSSPEATFNDFVFVVSDDPLELSGPAVSRQWLQAREVSVTGDTELVITDDFNPLETLHIAKAEYYRNLLIDRVGESVLFY
- the rimO gene encoding 30S ribosomal protein S12 methylthiotransferase RimO, which gives rise to MKHTPTVGFVSLGCPKNLVDSERILTQLRTEGYQIVPTYNDADMVIVNTCGFIDSAVEESLGTIGEALKENGKVLVTGCLGVKEDEIREVHPGVLGISGAHAYEKVLDQVHQHLPPAKDHNPFVDLVPPQGVKLTPRHYAYLKISEGCNHSCSFCIIPDMRGKLVSRPIGQVMSEAERLVKAGVKELLVISQDTSAYGVDVKYRTDFWDGRPLKTDMLKLCEALGELGVWVRLHYVYPYPHVDKVIPLMAEGKILPYLDIPFQHASPRLLKLMKRPGQVEKTLERIKSWREQVPDLTIRSTFIVGFPGETEEDFQQLLEFLEEAQLDRVGCFQYSPVEGAAANELPDPVPDEIKQERFDRFMAVQQKISAQRLQAKIGRTLEVLIDEVDEEGAIGRSYADAPEIDGLVYLNGAEGLQPGDKVQVIIEQADEYDLWGSVI
- the pabB gene encoding aminodeoxychorismate synthase component I; the encoded protein is MRPSPRVCSLPYFVDSAHWFACLADWEAPVWLDSGHPGSHYGRFDILAAEPHTQLTCRGTHCDIQPRGQPSERRESSPLDVVRELMPAPLSPLAEIPFATGAIGYFGYDLARRLERLPEQAAADITLPDLWLGFYDWAVVQDHQTAQAYLVTRPEQDIEPLRARLLAQTPEKALENFLEETGNRFIINTFKAELSADSYHKKLDRILDYIHAGDCYQINLAQRFHADYQGNPARAFLALRQALPSPFSGFIPLADGAVVSLSPERFIALHDGQAETRPIKGTAPRRSDPEADRAEAQALAQSAKNRAENLMIVDLLRNDLSKSCHNVRTPKLFELQSFANVHHLVSTVTGELNPDADALTLLGGSFPGGSITGAPKVRAMEIIEELEPVRRSVYCGSLGYLSADGNMDTSIAIRTLVCNQGRIYCWGGGGIVADSEPESEYEESWNKVRVLMETLEREFSDKA
- the thrH gene encoding bifunctional phosphoserine phosphatase/homoserine phosphotransferase ThrH, with amino-acid sequence MEIACLDLEGVLVPEIWIEFAKVTGIEELKATTRDIPDYDVLMKQRLRILEENGLGLNEIQEVIAKLKPLDGAPEFVDWLRERFQVIILSDTFYEFSQPLMRQLGFPTLLCHRLQVNEDGKVADYTLRQKDPKRQSVLALKTLYYRVIAAGDSYNDTTMLGEADAGILFHAPQNVIDEFPQFPAVHNYEDLKKAFIAASNRDLAL
- a CDS encoding phosphoadenylyl-sulfate reductase, with translation MSSELLNTVDLDAELQQASPQKILEFALSEFDNIVVSFSGAEDVVLVHMAHQIRPDIKVFVLDTGRLHAETYRFIERVREHYKVDIDVLSPDGEAVRELVRKKGLFSFYQDGHQECCGIRKIGPLRKKLLEVDAWVTGQRKDQSPGTRNGIPVIQDDKLFARPGDRLVKFNPLANWSSQQVWDYIRAMEIPYNELHDKGYVSIGCEPCTRPIGPGQHEREGRWWWEESTKKECGLHADNVKS